Proteins from one Ramlibacter sp. PS4R-6 genomic window:
- the prmA gene encoding 50S ribosomal protein L11 methyltransferase, translating to MFELRLLCPEERVEPVSEALEALDALSISVEDADAQTDAEQALFGEPGLPPPKEGWQRSRVIALFDAEDAAKEAARILSVQDFFEGCELQGIAAVADEDWVRLTQSQFAPVPVTDDFWIVPTWHEPPAQAKKVIRLDPGLAFGTGTHPTTRMCLRWIARQGVGGGRVLDYGCGSGILAIAAALHGAREVDAVDIDPAAVQATTANAQANGVAVRAALPDAAQGAYDLVLANILAMPLKVLAPLLCAHVAPGGALVLAGILERQAGELKDAYAPHARLEVSDAEDGWVLMTARP from the coding sequence ATGTTCGAATTGCGCCTGCTGTGCCCCGAGGAGCGGGTGGAGCCCGTGAGCGAGGCGCTGGAGGCGCTGGATGCCCTGAGCATCTCGGTCGAGGACGCCGACGCGCAGACCGATGCCGAGCAGGCGCTCTTCGGCGAGCCGGGCCTGCCGCCGCCCAAGGAAGGCTGGCAGCGCTCGCGCGTGATCGCGCTCTTCGATGCCGAGGACGCCGCGAAAGAAGCCGCGCGCATCCTCTCCGTCCAGGATTTCTTCGAAGGCTGCGAGCTGCAGGGCATCGCGGCCGTGGCCGACGAGGACTGGGTGCGCCTGACGCAATCGCAGTTCGCGCCGGTGCCGGTCACCGACGATTTCTGGATCGTGCCCACCTGGCACGAGCCGCCCGCGCAGGCGAAGAAGGTGATCCGCCTGGACCCCGGCCTGGCCTTCGGCACGGGCACGCACCCGACCACGCGCATGTGCCTGCGCTGGATCGCCCGCCAGGGGGTGGGCGGCGGCCGCGTGCTGGACTACGGCTGCGGCTCCGGCATCCTCGCCATCGCCGCGGCGCTGCACGGCGCGCGTGAAGTCGACGCCGTGGACATCGACCCCGCCGCGGTGCAGGCAACCACGGCCAATGCGCAGGCCAACGGCGTCGCCGTGCGCGCCGCGCTGCCCGACGCCGCCCAGGGCGCCTACGACCTCGTGCTCGCGAACATCCTCGCGATGCCGCTGAAGGTGCTGGCGCCGCTGCTGTGCGCGCACGTGGCCCCCGGCGGCGCCCTCGTGCTCGCGGGCATCCTCGAGCGGCAGGCCGGCGAATTGAAGGACGCGTACGCGCCGCATGCGCGCCTCGAAGTCTCGGACGCGGAAGACGGCTGGGTCCTGATGACCGCGCGCCCCTAA
- the accB gene encoding acetyl-CoA carboxylase biotin carboxyl carrier protein, translating into MDLRKLKTLIDLVSESNVSELEITEAEGKVRIVKGGGAGQQMMAPMVMPAAQAVAAPALAAAPAPQAGAAPAPAAAPTGHVVKSPMVGTFYRSASPGAKPFLEIGSQVKEGDTVCIIEAMKILNEIEADKAGTITQILVENGQAVEYGQPLFVIE; encoded by the coding sequence ATGGACCTGCGCAAACTCAAGACGTTGATCGACCTCGTGTCGGAATCCAATGTCTCCGAGCTCGAAATCACGGAAGCCGAAGGGAAGGTCCGCATCGTCAAGGGCGGCGGCGCCGGCCAGCAAATGATGGCCCCGATGGTCATGCCCGCAGCCCAGGCCGTGGCCGCACCGGCGCTGGCCGCCGCACCCGCCCCGCAAGCCGGCGCCGCCCCGGCCCCGGCCGCCGCGCCCACCGGCCATGTGGTCAAGTCGCCGATGGTCGGCACCTTCTACCGCTCCGCGAGTCCCGGCGCCAAGCCGTTCCTGGAGATCGGCTCGCAGGTCAAGGAAGGCGACACGGTCTGCATCATCGAGGCCATGAAGATCCTCAACGAGATCGAGGCCGACAAGGCCGGCACCATCACCCAGATCCTGGTGGAGAACGGCCAAGCAGTGGAGTACGGCCAACCGCTCTTCGTGATCGAGTAA
- the accC gene encoding acetyl-CoA carboxylase biotin carboxylase subunit: MFKKILVANRGEIALRIQRACRELGIRAVMVYSEADREAKYVKLAEEAVCIGPAPSPASYLNMPAIISAAEVTDAEAIHPGYGFLSENADFAERVEKSGFQFIGPTPESIRIMGDKVSAKQAMIKAGVPCVPGSEGELPDNPVEVRRMAKAVGYPVIIKAAGGGGGRGMRVVHTEAALINAVQMTKAEAGAAFGNPAVYMEKFLQNPRHIEIQVLADKHKNAVYLWERDCSMQRRHQKVIEEAPAPGITRKLVEKIGDRCVAACKRIGYRGAGTFEFLYENGEFYFIEMNTRVQVEHPVTELITGIDIVKTQITVAAGEKLPFKQGDIQLRGHAIECRVNAEDPYTFVPSPGRITLWHAPGGPGVRVDSHVYNNYFVPPNYDSMIGKIIVHGDTREQALARMRGALAETVVEGINTNIPLHRELMVDARFMEGGTNIHYLEEWLAHHKR; encoded by the coding sequence ATGTTCAAGAAGATCCTGGTCGCCAACCGAGGCGAGATTGCCCTGCGCATCCAGCGCGCCTGCCGTGAACTCGGCATCCGTGCGGTGATGGTCTATTCCGAGGCCGACCGCGAGGCCAAGTACGTCAAGCTGGCCGAGGAGGCCGTGTGCATAGGCCCGGCCCCGTCGCCGGCCAGCTACCTCAACATGCCCGCCATCATTTCGGCGGCCGAAGTCACCGACGCCGAAGCCATCCATCCCGGCTACGGCTTCCTGTCCGAGAACGCCGATTTCGCCGAGCGGGTGGAAAAGAGCGGCTTCCAGTTCATCGGCCCGACGCCGGAGTCGATCCGCATCATGGGCGACAAGGTCTCGGCCAAGCAGGCCATGATCAAGGCGGGCGTGCCTTGCGTGCCGGGCTCGGAGGGCGAGCTGCCCGACAACCCGGTCGAGGTCCGCCGCATGGCCAAGGCCGTCGGCTACCCGGTGATCATCAAGGCCGCCGGCGGCGGCGGCGGGCGTGGCATGCGCGTCGTGCACACCGAAGCCGCGCTGATCAACGCCGTGCAGATGACCAAGGCCGAGGCCGGCGCCGCCTTCGGCAACCCGGCGGTGTACATGGAGAAGTTCCTCCAGAACCCGCGCCACATCGAGATCCAGGTGCTGGCCGACAAGCACAAGAACGCGGTGTACCTGTGGGAGCGCGACTGCTCCATGCAGCGGCGCCACCAGAAGGTGATCGAGGAAGCGCCGGCGCCGGGCATCACGCGCAAGCTGGTCGAGAAGATCGGCGACCGCTGCGTGGCTGCCTGCAAGCGCATCGGCTACCGCGGCGCGGGCACCTTCGAGTTCCTCTACGAGAACGGCGAGTTCTACTTCATCGAGATGAACACGCGCGTGCAGGTGGAGCACCCGGTCACCGAGCTGATCACCGGCATCGACATCGTCAAGACGCAGATCACGGTCGCCGCGGGCGAGAAGTTGCCCTTCAAGCAGGGCGACATCCAGCTGCGCGGCCACGCCATCGAGTGCCGCGTGAACGCCGAGGACCCGTACACCTTCGTGCCGTCGCCCGGGCGCATCACGCTGTGGCACGCGCCCGGCGGGCCGGGCGTGCGCGTGGACTCGCACGTGTACAACAACTACTTCGTGCCGCCCAACTACGACTCGATGATCGGCAAGATCATCGTGCACGGCGACACGCGGGAACAGGCGCTTGCGAGGATGCGCGGTGCGCTGGCCGAGACGGTGGTCGAAGGGATCAACACCAACATCCCGCTGCACCGCGAGCTGATGGTCGATGCCCGCTTCATGGAAGGCGGCACGAACATCCACTACCTCGAAGAGTGGTTGGCCCACCACAAGCGCTGA
- a CDS encoding long-chain fatty acid--CoA ligase: protein MRSTMMDVPLSLNHLLERAGQVFHDNHIVSRLPDKSLKRHSYGEFYRRTRALGDALRKLGLRKGDRVATLCWNHHAHLECYFGIPAAGGVMHTLNLRLSPDEIGWIAGNANDRFLVVDDILLPLYKQFAHLHTFEKVIVFPFSGAAVPDGFGDYEALLASADPDAFAYEPHAETDPVSMCYTSGTTGRPKGVVYSHRSTVLHTLVASLGDFWGLRGTDVVLPVTPMFHANSWGMPYGAVMMGVKLVFPGPHLHPDDILDLMTLEPPTLALGVPTIWMTLIQTYDAAQAEGSPNKGRWKLPRGMRSLVGGAAVPESLIRAFDRHGIWIMQGWGMTETSPVCTVSYPRAELRGASDDEKYRRAAMAGIEVPLVELRVRGDSGEQPRDGKSVGEIQVRGPFITGSYHEVPVEREKFTEDGWLRTGDVASVDELGFVRITDRTKDLIKSGGEWISSVDLENALMAHPAVAEAAVIAIPDEKWSERPLACIVLKPGQKAERKAFDEHLLAHSFAKWQLPERYEFIEAVPRTSTGKFWKLRLRQMFPK, encoded by the coding sequence ATGCGCAGCACCATGATGGACGTGCCGCTCTCGCTCAACCATTTGCTGGAACGGGCGGGGCAGGTGTTCCACGACAACCACATCGTTTCGCGCCTGCCCGACAAGAGCCTCAAGCGCCACAGCTACGGCGAGTTCTACCGGCGCACGCGAGCGCTGGGCGATGCGCTGCGCAAGCTCGGGCTGCGCAAGGGCGACCGCGTCGCCACGCTGTGCTGGAACCACCACGCGCACCTGGAGTGCTACTTCGGCATCCCGGCGGCCGGCGGCGTGATGCACACCTTGAACCTGCGCCTGTCGCCGGACGAGATCGGCTGGATCGCCGGCAACGCGAACGACCGCTTCCTGGTGGTCGACGACATCCTGCTGCCGCTGTACAAGCAGTTCGCGCACCTGCACACCTTCGAGAAGGTGATCGTGTTCCCCTTCTCGGGCGCGGCGGTGCCGGACGGCTTCGGCGACTACGAGGCGCTGCTGGCGAGCGCCGATCCCGACGCGTTCGCCTACGAGCCGCACGCGGAGACCGACCCCGTCTCCATGTGCTACACGTCCGGCACCACGGGCCGCCCCAAGGGCGTGGTCTATTCGCACCGCTCCACGGTGCTGCACACGCTGGTCGCGAGCCTGGGCGATTTCTGGGGGCTGCGCGGCACCGACGTCGTGTTGCCGGTCACGCCCATGTTCCACGCCAACAGCTGGGGCATGCCTTACGGTGCGGTGATGATGGGCGTGAAGCTGGTCTTCCCCGGCCCGCACCTGCACCCCGACGACATCCTCGACCTGATGACGCTGGAGCCGCCGACGCTGGCGCTGGGCGTGCCGACGATCTGGATGACGCTGATCCAGACCTATGACGCGGCGCAGGCCGAGGGCTCGCCGAACAAGGGCCGGTGGAAGCTGCCCCGCGGCATGCGTTCATTGGTCGGCGGCGCCGCGGTGCCCGAGTCGCTGATCCGCGCGTTCGACAGGCACGGCATCTGGATCATGCAGGGCTGGGGCATGACAGAGACCTCGCCCGTCTGCACCGTCTCGTATCCGCGCGCCGAACTGCGCGGCGCCAGCGACGACGAGAAATACCGCCGCGCGGCCATGGCCGGCATCGAGGTGCCGCTGGTGGAACTGCGCGTGCGCGGCGACAGCGGCGAGCAGCCGCGCGACGGCAAGAGCGTCGGCGAGATCCAGGTGCGCGGCCCCTTCATCACCGGCAGCTACCACGAGGTGCCCGTCGAGCGCGAGAAGTTCACCGAGGACGGCTGGCTGCGCACGGGCGACGTCGCCTCGGTGGACGAGCTGGGTTTCGTGCGCATCACCGACCGCACCAAGGACCTGATCAAGTCCGGCGGCGAGTGGATCAGTTCGGTGGACCTGGAGAACGCACTCATGGCGCACCCTGCGGTGGCCGAGGCTGCCGTGATCGCGATCCCCGACGAGAAGTGGAGCGAGCGGCCGCTGGCCTGCATCGTCCTCAAGCCCGGCCAGAAGGCCGAGCGCAAGGCCTTCGACGAACACCTGCTCGCGCACAGCTTCGCCAAGTGGCAATTGCCCGAGCGCTACGAGTTCATCGAAGCCGTGCCGCGCACCTCCACCGGCAAGTTCTGGAAGCTCAGGCTGCGGCAGATGTTCCCGAAATGA
- a CDS encoding DUF3426 domain-containing protein: protein MGLITRCPVCGTMFKVVADQLKISEGWVRCGHCAEIFDATADLRDETELELPNVVRDTAPAPAEESVESASSEYPSSVHSEVGEEAIAGQPDAIEIEEQVEAMRSHPLDEPFALRRADTSDIAQAGPHGFSRPSPLEPEPELHDLSFVRQARAREFWRKPGVRFLLVLFLVALAALLAAQVAWQDRDRLAAAYPELRPWLVRMCDAFACRLGPPRNIESVAIETSSFSKLRGDTYRLNVTLRNQAAMAVAMPALELTLTDAQDQAVVRRVLQSAEFAPGVASLGARADWSASLAIAVNASAAGGRIAGYRVLAFYP from the coding sequence ATGGGCCTGATCACGCGCTGCCCCGTTTGCGGGACGATGTTCAAGGTGGTCGCGGACCAGCTCAAGATATCCGAGGGCTGGGTCCGCTGCGGCCACTGCGCGGAGATCTTCGACGCCACGGCCGACCTGCGCGACGAAACCGAGCTGGAACTGCCCAACGTCGTTCGCGACACCGCGCCCGCCCCTGCGGAGGAGTCCGTGGAGTCGGCGTCCTCGGAATACCCATCGTCGGTGCACAGCGAAGTGGGTGAGGAAGCCATCGCCGGCCAGCCCGACGCCATCGAGATCGAGGAGCAGGTCGAGGCCATGCGCTCGCACCCGCTCGACGAGCCCTTCGCGCTGCGCCGCGCCGACACCAGCGACATAGCCCAGGCGGGCCCGCACGGCTTCTCCCGCCCGTCGCCCCTGGAGCCCGAGCCGGAGCTGCACGACCTGTCGTTCGTGCGCCAGGCGCGCGCGCGCGAGTTCTGGCGCAAGCCCGGCGTGCGCTTCCTGCTGGTGCTGTTCCTGGTGGCTCTGGCCGCGCTGCTGGCGGCGCAGGTCGCATGGCAGGACCGCGACCGGCTGGCCGCCGCCTACCCGGAACTGCGGCCGTGGCTGGTCCGCATGTGCGACGCGTTCGCCTGCCGCCTCGGCCCGCCGCGGAACATCGAGTCCGTCGCGATCGAGACCTCGTCCTTCAGCAAGCTGCGCGGCGACACTTACCGCCTCAACGTCACGCTCAGGAACCAGGCCGCGATGGCCGTGGCCATGCCCGCGCTGGAGCTGACGCTGACCGACGCGCAGGACCAGGCCGTCGTGCGGCGCGTGCTGCAGTCGGCCGAGTTCGCGCCGGGCGTGGCGTCGCTGGGCGCGCGCGCCGACTGGTCGGCCTCGCTCGCGATCGCCGTCAATGCCAGCGCCGCCGGCGGGCGCATCGCGGGCTACCGCGTGCTGGCCTTCTACCCCTGA
- a CDS encoding TlpA family protein disulfide reductase, translating into MTGETLPPGVDERRRGLLYAGVGAVAAVAGAGLAIWKWGPHESGRADPALWAMNFESPAGAPLAMQAFRGKPLLLNFWATWCPPCVEEMPLLDAFFKQNAAKQWQVVGLAIDQPSKVRAYLQKTPVSYPIGLAGMGGTELAKTLGNESGGLPFTLVVGAGGEVLERRMGRLTAADLGRFATAS; encoded by the coding sequence ATGACGGGCGAAACCCTGCCTCCGGGCGTCGACGAGCGCCGCCGCGGCCTCCTTTATGCGGGCGTTGGCGCCGTGGCCGCCGTGGCCGGCGCCGGCCTGGCCATCTGGAAATGGGGCCCGCACGAGTCCGGCCGGGCCGACCCGGCGCTGTGGGCCATGAACTTCGAGTCGCCCGCCGGGGCGCCGCTGGCCATGCAGGCTTTCCGCGGCAAGCCGCTGCTCCTGAACTTCTGGGCCACCTGGTGCCCGCCGTGCGTCGAGGAGATGCCCTTGCTCGACGCGTTCTTCAAGCAGAACGCCGCCAAGCAGTGGCAGGTGGTCGGCCTGGCCATCGACCAGCCCAGCAAGGTGCGTGCTTACCTGCAGAAGACGCCGGTTTCCTACCCGATCGGCCTGGCCGGGATGGGCGGGACGGAACTGGCGAAGACCCTGGGCAACGAATCGGGCGGCCTGCCGTTCACGCTGGTCGTCGGCGCGGGGGGCGAGGTGCTGGAGCGTAGAATGGGCCGCCTCACCGCCGCCGACCTGGGGCGATTCGCCACGGCCAGCTGA
- a CDS encoding carbohydrate kinase family protein translates to MPALICGSLAFDTIMTFPGRFADQILPDQLHILNVSFLVPQLRRDFGGCAGNIAYSLKLLGGTPIPMATVGSDGRDYVARMQKLGISTEFVREVSDAYTAQAMIMTDVDNNQITAFHPGAMAQAHVTKVPARADIKLGIISPDGRDAMLEHAQQFKSAGIPFVFDPGQGLPMFDGRELASFIEASTWVTVNDYEGKMLSERTGWDEAAISRKVEGLVVTLGAQGCDVWVKGEKTHVPGVKAAAVVDPTGCGDAWRGALLHGLEQGWPLAKCAALGNRVGAVKIASRGPQNWAWAG, encoded by the coding sequence ATGCCGGCGCTGATCTGCGGCTCGCTCGCCTTCGACACCATCATGACCTTCCCCGGCCGGTTCGCGGACCAGATCCTGCCGGACCAGCTGCACATCCTGAACGTGTCGTTCCTGGTGCCGCAGTTGCGGCGCGACTTCGGCGGCTGCGCGGGCAACATCGCCTACAGCCTGAAGCTGCTGGGCGGTACGCCCATCCCGATGGCCACCGTGGGCAGCGACGGCCGCGACTACGTCGCGCGCATGCAGAAGCTGGGGATCAGCACGGAGTTCGTGCGCGAGGTGTCGGACGCCTACACCGCGCAGGCGATGATCATGACCGACGTCGACAACAACCAGATCACGGCGTTCCACCCCGGCGCGATGGCTCAGGCGCACGTGACGAAGGTGCCCGCGCGCGCCGACATCAAGCTGGGCATCATCTCGCCCGACGGCCGCGACGCGATGCTGGAGCACGCGCAGCAGTTCAAGTCCGCGGGCATCCCCTTCGTGTTCGACCCGGGGCAGGGCCTGCCGATGTTCGACGGGCGCGAGCTCGCATCCTTCATCGAGGCATCCACTTGGGTCACCGTGAACGACTACGAAGGCAAGATGCTGTCCGAGCGCACCGGCTGGGACGAAGCGGCGATCTCGCGCAAGGTCGAAGGCCTGGTCGTCACGCTCGGCGCGCAGGGCTGCGACGTGTGGGTGAAGGGCGAGAAGACGCATGTGCCCGGCGTCAAGGCCGCGGCGGTCGTCGACCCCACGGGCTGCGGCGACGCGTGGCGCGGCGCGCTGCTCCATGGGCTCGAACAAGGCTGGCCGCTGGCGAAGTGCGCCGCGCTGGGCAACCGCGTCGGCGCGGTGAAGATTGCCAGCCGCGGCCCGCAGAACTGGGCCTGGGCCGGCTAG